The proteins below are encoded in one region of Vibrio sp. ED004:
- a CDS encoding phage integrase N-terminal SAM-like domain-containing protein — MSNVSYLHGWKPELCFQLNTTDNHLADFNRFLVKHLPATKQLQQGGQFEDANREGFILQIKEHFSEKIAEGESHNTLYHYFSRISQYLRWCDSNHTTSFTQRSLEAYMKHQHARVMLGEIKSSTYVTTHSNLLVSFRDFLDLPSSYFNNIAITDRSDQESFEAYTRSDLNQLLPFLRSLFKQTYSQFIESPEIHIKAYKNRPSMTFEWQGQVYKLCGGITKMMCAGTYLLSYYTYANTSDLFQLPQPVSASTSIEETWYTMPAFKRRAFKTIQVEVGEHGLDIPKYAMSFFEKLLNASRLISTKKKATLLQTVAVQEAVPMKKGILQAFLKRWVEKHFTFTDQTGRKLRPTISRFRETGAQITAFHQGEMMNDIMLSNTPNSRRRNYSEGNKLTNNGMMQDAMAIREEEVKKGINTKQAQASLGIDVLVIEEENKINLPDLSRTPSGGSCATPFGDKSQKYTKKAMKQGLLSEDEKLACADLLGCFGCPSQVIVQSLSDIWCLLSFKACIEESLYLHLDANHYRQNFENIVTFIEEKILPNINKKILKQAEAKLHDEGYHPIWDDADSVVGLIPPHSQELS, encoded by the coding sequence ATGAGTAATGTTTCTTATCTACATGGTTGGAAGCCAGAGCTTTGCTTTCAACTAAATACAACAGATAACCATCTTGCTGACTTTAATCGTTTTCTGGTTAAGCACCTTCCTGCTACCAAACAATTACAGCAAGGTGGTCAGTTTGAGGATGCGAATCGTGAAGGTTTTATTCTTCAAATTAAAGAGCATTTTAGTGAAAAAATAGCGGAAGGTGAAAGTCATAATACTCTATATCATTATTTCTCTCGAATTTCTCAATACCTTCGTTGGTGTGATTCAAACCATACAACTTCCTTTACACAACGTTCGCTAGAAGCCTATATGAAGCATCAACACGCTAGAGTAATGTTAGGGGAAATAAAAAGCTCTACCTATGTTACAACCCACTCGAACTTATTAGTCTCATTTCGTGATTTTTTAGATTTACCATCAAGTTATTTCAATAACATAGCGATAACAGATAGAAGCGATCAAGAATCTTTCGAGGCTTATACTCGTAGTGATTTAAATCAACTGCTTCCTTTCTTGCGTAGTCTATTCAAACAAACCTATAGTCAATTTATTGAATCACCAGAGATACATATCAAAGCTTATAAAAATCGCCCTTCCATGACATTTGAGTGGCAAGGTCAGGTCTATAAGTTATGTGGTGGTATAACAAAAATGATGTGCGCAGGGACATACCTCTTATCTTATTACACCTATGCCAATACCAGTGACTTATTTCAACTACCACAGCCTGTTAGTGCTTCAACATCCATTGAGGAAACGTGGTACACCATGCCTGCTTTTAAACGCAGAGCATTCAAAACAATTCAAGTTGAAGTGGGTGAGCATGGTCTTGATATCCCTAAATATGCTATGAGTTTTTTCGAAAAACTGCTTAATGCTTCACGCCTAATATCAACGAAAAAAAAGGCAACATTGCTTCAGACAGTAGCAGTTCAAGAAGCAGTACCGATGAAAAAAGGAATACTCCAAGCTTTCTTAAAACGTTGGGTTGAAAAGCACTTTACCTTCACCGACCAAACAGGAAGAAAATTACGCCCAACCATCAGTCGATTTCGTGAAACAGGCGCTCAAATTACTGCTTTTCATCAAGGTGAAATGATGAATGACATCATGCTAAGTAATACTCCTAATTCAAGAAGGAGAAACTATAGCGAAGGAAATAAATTAACCAATAACGGCATGATGCAAGATGCTATGGCTATTCGTGAAGAAGAGGTTAAAAAAGGAATTAACACCAAGCAAGCACAGGCTAGCTTAGGCATAGATGTTTTGGTCATTGAAGAAGAAAACAAAATCAATTTACCCGATTTAAGTCGCACTCCCAGCGGAGGAAGCTGTGCCACTCCTTTTGGCGATAAGTCCCAGAAATACACCAAGAAAGCCATGAAACAAGGGCTATTGAGTGAAGATGAAAAGTTAGCTTGTGCTGATTTACTCGGTTGCTTCGGTTGTCCAAGCCAAGTCATTGTTCAATCACTTTCAGATATTTGGTGTCTACTTAGTTTTAAAGCCTGTATTGAAGAGTCTCTTTACCTACACCTTGATGCCAACCACTACCGCCAAAACTTTGAAAACATCGTGACGTTCATAGAAGAAAAAATCTTACCTAACATCAACAAAAAAATACTTAAGCAAGCGGAAGCCAAGCTTCATGATGAGGGTTATCACCCTATTTGGGATGATGCAGATTCAGTTGTTGGCTTAATTCCACCGCATTCTCAGGAGTTATCATAA
- a CDS encoding site-specific integrase yields MSSLIHSSDIFKETKLHTSSNGVLHCSPLKNNIGSLPTLFTKEGIFNHEANSYLFYLKTVKTARDLSPCAQALHAYYQFIEDNDLAWDKFPPVKRLKPTYLFRSHLLKKIKNGELAHSTASVRMNQIVNYYKWLMHDGYLRVKNEKEAPFKMEFVSVQKTGMLAHISPTFTVETSDLRIKIPKDTSSNNIRPLSPLTRESLNILTQHLPSASEELRFQVLISIDTGMRIQEVATLSLDALDTATLLAESEHRYEIVLSPQSTGVQTKYLKQRRVEISAELLASLNEYRTSERRIKRVNKLNIKLDELPENTVSLKKNAIERLELCERHEPLFVSEQGNPVTAKSIEARWTELRTYIKKTHPEFTHRFHDLRSTYGTYRLNDLLGAGLSPMECMELLMGWMGHRNESTTWKYLRYLQRKEAFKVKFGILDSIMHEALGGEDE; encoded by the coding sequence ATGTCATCACTCATACATTCAAGCGATATTTTCAAAGAAACAAAGTTACACACATCAAGCAATGGAGTTCTCCACTGCTCTCCCCTCAAAAACAATATTGGTTCCTTGCCGACTCTATTTACAAAAGAAGGCATCTTTAACCATGAAGCTAATAGCTACCTTTTCTATCTAAAAACGGTAAAAACCGCACGAGACCTATCACCTTGCGCTCAAGCTCTACACGCTTATTATCAATTTATTGAAGACAATGATTTGGCATGGGATAAGTTTCCGCCAGTCAAGAGGCTCAAACCCACTTACCTTTTTCGCTCTCACTTATTAAAAAAAATCAAGAATGGTGAATTGGCACACAGCACTGCCAGTGTTCGTATGAACCAAATCGTCAATTACTATAAGTGGCTAATGCATGATGGTTACTTACGCGTAAAGAATGAAAAGGAAGCACCGTTTAAGATGGAGTTTGTATCCGTCCAAAAGACTGGAATGCTGGCTCACATATCACCAACGTTCACCGTTGAAACAAGCGACTTGCGAATAAAAATACCGAAGGACACCAGCAGTAATAACATTCGACCTTTATCACCACTCACTCGTGAATCACTAAATATCCTGACACAGCACCTACCTAGCGCATCCGAAGAATTACGCTTTCAAGTGTTAATATCTATTGATACGGGAATGCGCATTCAAGAGGTCGCAACACTTTCCCTTGATGCTCTTGATACCGCAACCCTTCTTGCTGAAAGCGAGCATCGTTACGAAATAGTTTTATCCCCTCAATCAACAGGCGTGCAAACCAAATATTTAAAACAAAGACGTGTAGAAATCTCAGCAGAATTATTAGCATCGCTAAATGAATACCGCACCTCTGAGCGCAGAATAAAACGAGTGAATAAACTCAATATCAAACTAGACGAACTGCCAGAGAATACCGTTTCATTAAAAAAGAATGCAATTGAAAGGCTTGAGCTATGCGAACGCCATGAGCCACTTTTTGTTAGTGAACAAGGCAATCCTGTAACCGCTAAATCTATTGAAGCAAGGTGGACAGAGCTAAGAACATATATCAAAAAAACACACCCTGAGTTCACACATCGTTTTCACGACTTGCGCTCTACCTATGGCACATATCGATTAAATGACCTACTTGGAGCAGGTTTATCACCAATGGAGTGTATGGAACTTCTCATGGGGTGGATGGGACATAGAAATGAATCAACCACTTGGAAGTATCTGCGTTACTTGCAACGCAAAGAAGCGTTTAAAGTTAAATTTGGCATTTTAGATAGCATAATGCACGAAGCGCTTGGAGGTGAGGATGAGTAA
- the gorA gene encoding glutathione-disulfide reductase: MATHFDYICIGGGSGGIASANRAAMHGAKVALIEAQDLGGTCVNVGCVPKKVMWHGAQVAEAINLYSEDYGFDVDVKGFNWSKLVENRQAYIGRIHQSYDRVLGNNKVNVIKGFAKFVDEKTVEVNGEHYTADHILIAVGGRPTIPNIPGAEYGIDSNGFFDLMEQPKRVAVIGAGYIAVEIAGVLSALGTETHLFCRKESPLRSFDPMIIETLVEVMETEGPTLHTHSVPKEVVKEADGTLTLHLENGNTQNVDHLIWAIGRHPATDAINLASTGVETNDRGYIKVDEFQATNVPGIYCVGDIMEGGIELTPVAVKAGRQLSERLFNGQTNAKMDYKLVPTVVFSHPPIGTIGLTTQEAEEQYGKDNIKVYTSGFTAMYTAVTKHRQPCKMKLVCAGEEETVVGLHGIGFTVDEMIQGFGVAMKMGATKADFDSVVAIHPTGSEEFVTMTG; encoded by the coding sequence ATGGCGACTCATTTTGATTACATCTGTATCGGTGGCGGTTCAGGCGGCATCGCATCAGCAAACCGCGCTGCTATGCACGGTGCAAAAGTTGCACTTATCGAAGCTCAAGACCTTGGTGGTACTTGTGTAAACGTTGGTTGTGTTCCTAAAAAGGTAATGTGGCACGGCGCTCAAGTCGCTGAAGCAATCAACCTATACTCTGAAGACTACGGCTTCGACGTTGACGTAAAAGGCTTCAACTGGAGCAAACTGGTTGAAAACCGCCAAGCGTACATTGGTCGTATCCACCAATCTTACGATCGCGTACTAGGTAACAACAAAGTAAACGTAATCAAAGGCTTTGCTAAGTTCGTTGATGAGAAGACTGTTGAAGTTAACGGCGAACACTACACTGCAGATCACATCCTGATCGCGGTAGGTGGTCGTCCAACGATTCCAAACATCCCAGGTGCAGAATACGGCATCGACTCGAATGGCTTCTTCGATCTGATGGAGCAACCAAAACGCGTTGCGGTTATCGGTGCTGGCTACATCGCGGTTGAAATTGCTGGCGTTCTAAGCGCGCTTGGCACAGAAACACACCTGTTCTGCCGTAAAGAATCTCCACTACGTAGTTTCGATCCAATGATCATCGAAACGCTAGTAGAAGTAATGGAAACAGAAGGTCCAACACTTCACACGCACTCAGTGCCTAAAGAAGTGGTGAAAGAAGCAGACGGCACGCTGACTCTGCACCTAGAGAACGGCAACACTCAAAACGTTGACCACTTAATCTGGGCTATCGGTCGCCACCCAGCGACTGACGCGATCAACCTAGCATCAACTGGCGTTGAGACTAACGACCGTGGCTACATCAAGGTAGATGAATTCCAAGCGACTAACGTTCCTGGCATCTACTGTGTTGGTGACATCATGGAAGGCGGTATCGAACTAACTCCTGTAGCTGTTAAAGCAGGTCGTCAGCTTTCTGAGCGTCTATTCAACGGTCAAACCAACGCTAAGATGGACTACAAGCTTGTACCTACTGTTGTATTCAGCCACCCACCTATCGGCACGATCGGTCTAACGACTCAAGAAGCTGAAGAGCAGTATGGCAAAGACAACATCAAGGTTTACACATCAGGCTTCACTGCGATGTACACAGCTGTAACCAAGCACCGCCAACCTTGTAAGATGAAGCTAGTATGTGCTGGCGAAGAAGAAACAGTAGTCGGCCTACACGGCATCGGCTTCACTGTTGATGAAATGATTCAAGGCTTCGGCGTTGCAATGAAGATGGGCGCAACCAAAGCAGACTTCGACTCTGTTGTGGCAATTCACCCAACGGGCAGCGAAGAGTTCGTTACCATGACAGGTTAG
- a CDS encoding 23S rRNA (adenine(2030)-N(6))-methyltransferase RlmJ gives MLSYRHSFHAGNHADVVKHIVQSLILNSLKQKDKPFVYHDTHSGVGRYDLTHEWSEKTGEYKQGIARVWDQQNLPEDIQSYLESISTLNNGDKLRYYPGSPRVARAHLRDQDRMVLTELHPADHPLLEQEFHRDRQVSIYKEDGFQRLKGSLPPKERRGLVLIDPPYELAREYRDVVTAIAQSHKRWATGIYAIWYPVVNRCDIEDMIEGLEGLGINKILQIELGVSPDTNERGMTASGMIVINPPWKLESQMNEILPFLKEAIAPATGHFTVEWIVPE, from the coding sequence TTGTTAAGTTATCGCCACAGCTTCCACGCAGGTAACCATGCCGACGTAGTAAAGCATATCGTACAGAGCCTTATTCTTAATTCTTTGAAACAGAAGGATAAGCCTTTTGTTTATCATGACACTCACTCTGGTGTAGGTCGTTACGACTTAACGCATGAATGGTCTGAAAAAACCGGTGAATACAAACAAGGTATCGCTCGCGTTTGGGATCAGCAAAATCTTCCTGAAGACATTCAAAGCTACCTTGAGTCTATCTCAACACTAAATAACGGCGACAAGCTACGCTATTACCCAGGTTCACCACGTGTTGCACGTGCCCACCTGCGCGACCAAGACCGCATGGTACTGACCGAGCTTCACCCAGCCGATCACCCGCTGCTTGAGCAAGAGTTCCACCGCGATCGTCAGGTATCTATCTACAAAGAAGATGGTTTCCAACGCTTAAAAGGCAGCCTGCCACCAAAAGAGCGTCGTGGTTTGGTACTTATCGACCCGCCTTATGAGCTAGCAAGAGAGTACCGCGATGTGGTGACTGCGATTGCTCAAAGCCATAAGCGCTGGGCAACCGGTATCTACGCAATTTGGTACCCGGTAGTAAACCGTTGTGACATCGAAGATATGATCGAAGGCCTTGAAGGCTTAGGCATCAACAAGATTTTACAAATCGAACTTGGCGTATCACCAGACACCAACGAGCGTGGCATGACAGCATCAGGCATGATTGTTATCAACCCACCTTGGAAGCTAGAAAGCCAAATGAACGAGATTCTTCCATTCTTGAAGGAAGCAATTGCACCGGCAACCGGTCACTTCACAGTAGAGTGGATCGTACCCGAGTAA
- the prlC gene encoding oligopeptidase A, with translation MSNPLLTFTDLPPFSQIKPEHVKPAVEQVIEACRNKIEQVLEGNISPSWDNLVAPIEEVDDRLGRIWSPVSHMNSVVNSDELREAYESCLPVLSEYGTWVGQHKGLFEAYKAIKASEAFSALNRAQQKTITDALRDFELSGIGLPADEQHRYGEISKRQSELGSQFSNNVLDATMGWSKQITDVAELSGMPESALAAAQAAAESKEQEGYLLTLDIPSYLPVMTYCDNQELRKELYEAYVTRASDRGPNAGKWDNTEIITEQLKLRHEIARMLGFSTYSEKSLSTKMAETPDQVLGFLNDLAVKAKPQGEREVEELRQFAEKEFGVSELNLWDIAYYSEKQKQNLFEISDEELRPYFPESNVVSGLFEVLNRVFGMSVTEREGVDTWHVSVRFFDIFDATGALRGSFYLDLYAREHKRGGAWMDDCRGRRITESGELQTPVAYLTCNFNKPVGDKPALFTHDEVVTLFHEFGHGIHHMLTQVEAGAVAGINGVPWDAVELPSQFLENWCWEEEALSFISGHFETGEALPKEMLEKMLAAKNFQSAMFILRQLELGLFDFTLHTEYDPEVGARVLETLADVKSKVSVLPSLDWNRFSHSFGHIFAGGYSAGYYSYLWAEVLSADAFSAFEEEGIFNTETGNRFLNNILEMGGSEEPMELFKRFRGREPQIDAMLRHAGISA, from the coding sequence ATGTCTAATCCGCTATTAACCTTCACGGACTTACCTCCGTTTTCGCAAATCAAACCTGAGCACGTTAAGCCAGCGGTTGAGCAAGTGATTGAAGCGTGTCGCAACAAGATAGAACAAGTACTTGAAGGTAATATTTCACCAAGCTGGGACAACCTAGTTGCTCCGATTGAAGAAGTGGATGATCGTTTAGGACGTATTTGGTCACCAGTAAGCCACATGAACTCTGTTGTGAATAGCGACGAACTGCGTGAAGCGTATGAGAGCTGCCTACCAGTACTGTCTGAGTACGGCACTTGGGTTGGCCAACACAAAGGCTTGTTTGAGGCATACAAAGCGATCAAGGCGAGCGAAGCCTTCTCGGCATTAAACCGAGCTCAACAGAAAACCATTACCGATGCACTGCGTGACTTTGAACTGTCAGGCATTGGCTTGCCAGCAGACGAGCAGCACCGCTACGGCGAGATCAGCAAGCGCCAGTCTGAGCTAGGTTCTCAATTCTCAAATAACGTACTTGATGCAACCATGGGTTGGAGCAAGCAGATTACTGATGTTGCTGAACTGTCAGGCATGCCTGAATCAGCACTGGCAGCTGCTCAAGCGGCAGCGGAGTCTAAAGAGCAAGAAGGTTACCTACTGACTTTAGATATCCCATCATACCTACCTGTGATGACTTACTGTGATAACCAAGAACTACGTAAAGAGTTGTACGAAGCTTACGTAACGCGCGCTTCGGATCGTGGTCCAAATGCCGGTAAGTGGGACAACACTGAGATCATCACAGAGCAGCTTAAACTGCGTCATGAGATCGCTCGCATGCTAGGTTTCAGCACTTACAGCGAAAAATCACTGTCGACTAAAATGGCTGAAACGCCAGATCAGGTTCTTGGCTTCCTAAACGACCTAGCAGTAAAAGCAAAACCACAAGGTGAGCGTGAGGTTGAAGAGTTGCGTCAGTTTGCAGAGAAAGAGTTTGGTGTTTCTGAGCTAAACCTGTGGGACATCGCTTACTACAGCGAAAAACAAAAGCAGAACCTATTCGAGATCTCTGATGAAGAGCTTCGTCCTTACTTCCCTGAATCAAACGTGGTTTCAGGCCTGTTTGAGGTATTAAACCGTGTGTTTGGTATGTCGGTAACAGAGCGTGAAGGCGTCGACACATGGCATGTGTCAGTTCGCTTCTTTGATATCTTTGATGCAACAGGTGCACTGCGCGGTAGCTTCTACCTAGATTTATACGCACGTGAGCACAAACGTGGCGGCGCTTGGATGGATGACTGTCGTGGTCGTCGTATTACTGAATCTGGCGAGCTACAAACACCCGTCGCTTACCTAACGTGTAACTTCAACAAGCCAGTTGGTGATAAGCCAGCACTGTTTACTCATGATGAAGTCGTGACTCTGTTTCACGAGTTTGGCCACGGTATCCACCACATGCTAACGCAAGTAGAAGCGGGTGCAGTTGCGGGTATCAATGGTGTACCTTGGGATGCGGTTGAGCTACCAAGTCAGTTCCTAGAAAACTGGTGTTGGGAAGAAGAAGCGCTGTCGTTTATCTCTGGTCATTTCGAAACGGGTGAAGCATTACCAAAAGAGATGCTAGAGAAGATGCTGGCAGCGAAGAACTTCCAATCTGCGATGTTTATCCTGCGTCAGCTAGAGCTTGGTTTGTTCGACTTTACGCTTCACACAGAATATGACCCAGAAGTGGGTGCTCGCGTACTAGAAACGCTAGCCGACGTAAAATCTAAGGTGTCGGTACTGCCAAGCCTTGATTGGAACCGTTTCTCGCACAGTTTTGGTCATATCTTTGCGGGTGGCTACAGTGCGGGTTACTACAGCTACCTATGGGCAGAAGTGCTTTCAGCCGATGCGTTCTCAGCATTTGAAGAAGAGGGTATCTTCAACACTGAAACCGGTAATCGCTTCCTGAACAACATCCTTGAGATGGGTGGCAGTGAAGAGCCGATGGAGCTGTTCAAACGCTTCCGTGGTCGTGAGCCACAAATCGATGCGATGCTGCGTCATGCGGGTATCAGCGCTTAA
- the asnC gene encoding transcriptional regulator AsnC — protein sequence MSTTTARLDDLDRAILKTLMEDARTPYAEMAKQFDVSPATIHVRIEKMRSADIIERTEVVVNTKKLGYDVCCFIGINLNAAKDYHSAIAKLNALDEVVEAYYTTGAYNIFVKLMCKSIEELQFVLIDKLQAIDEVQSTETLISLQNPINRNVNP from the coding sequence ATGTCCACAACCACCGCTCGTCTCGATGACCTAGACCGTGCCATTCTGAAAACCTTAATGGAAGATGCTCGTACGCCTTACGCCGAGATGGCCAAGCAGTTTGACGTAAGCCCTGCGACCATTCACGTCCGTATCGAGAAAATGAGATCGGCCGACATTATTGAGCGTACCGAGGTTGTGGTAAACACCAAAAAGCTAGGTTACGACGTGTGTTGCTTTATTGGTATCAACCTCAATGCTGCCAAAGATTATCACTCGGCAATCGCCAAGCTGAACGCCTTAGATGAGGTGGTTGAGGCGTACTACACCACTGGTGCTTACAATATCTTTGTAAAGCTGATGTGTAAATCGATTGAAGAGCTGCAGTTTGTATTGATCGATAAGCTGCAAGCGATCGATGAGGTGCAATCAACCGAAACTCTGATTTCATTGCAGAACCCTATCAACCGCAATGTGAATCCATAA
- a CDS encoding EAL domain-containing protein, producing MCWSVFASAQTKDVLVIHSYHQGFFWTDDFHKGLSDELDRDGLSYRVVYLDSKRTQNPEYLERVYQLYHTKLQHEEFAAIVVSDNNALNLMKRLAPDLKGTPVIFGGINNFSPEMIEGLNATGITEDIDLVGNIELVKRLQSTVKKIYIVTDHSVTGEAIRSQIDLFIKTHPDFSDLVEHYVPDSYQELMEFSQRADLGKSLLFWAYYRDAQGRVSSDEDWRQLNIKTQMPLYMVHDLGLGFGAIGGVIQSGETQGRDTGRVLLNVLNHPNEPLPLVVAGAPEIKLDYQQISRWDLGAENEASVTFLNKPKSFLMRYRDEIRTIGLMFLSMSCVIAVLVYYLNRLKKSERASRQSQRLLESIFDQSLQFMGIIDKGGVLLSSNSKLHELLYNQGYKLGTPLQQHQHWEDSAGEVLREYFAEKGEHPALRFEAEVWCRDRGAMVLDISLKPMPGTEEDDIQFLFEARDVTSRKLAENKLFQREANLKLYYDKQPVMMITLDGNNRIQQVNQFAEELLGYPLDQLLGHRPREFYVDENAMIPRHILLQPQHKIRGVWRRDIEYRHADGSTIWIRENIRPLVESDQLLIVGEDITETHELSEKLEYQAQYDLLTDTFNRNHFEQELQKALKEVESHMRTHAMLFLDLDQLKVLNDTAGHEAGDAAILFSAQLLEDVLPYNAVLARMGGDEFAVLIKDCTERDAVNVCRSIISMMSENPFLWDDIRLNLTCSIGIRLIDHTAASPQMVHAQADAACHAAKEEGRNRYNLYHQDDEDLRRRHLEMECVNLVHEALANDRLELFAQRILGLDEESEKMHFEILVRIKNIKGEYISPGIFMPASERYNIAHLIDRQVVGQTLNWLEQRPHLIGELGMCSINLSGHSMGNREFVEFLIDSLSNSSIPCDKICLEITETAAMSNMKQAIKFFTRIKELGCMIALDDFGSGLSSFGYLKKLPVDIVKIDGLFVRDIDVNEMDHVMVRSINDLAKQMGKYTVAEFVENTQIIDKLIELGVNYAQGYIIGRPKPLAELVEELQKERALELPIK from the coding sequence ATGTGTTGGAGCGTATTTGCTTCGGCGCAGACAAAAGATGTATTGGTGATCCACTCCTACCATCAAGGTTTTTTCTGGACGGATGATTTTCATAAAGGATTATCAGACGAGCTCGATCGTGATGGGCTGTCTTACCGTGTTGTTTATCTCGATAGTAAACGCACTCAAAACCCAGAATACCTAGAGCGCGTGTATCAGCTTTATCATACCAAGCTACAGCATGAAGAGTTTGCAGCGATTGTTGTTAGTGACAACAACGCGCTTAATCTAATGAAGCGTCTTGCGCCTGATCTCAAGGGCACACCTGTCATCTTTGGTGGCATCAACAATTTCTCCCCTGAAATGATTGAAGGTTTGAACGCGACGGGCATCACTGAAGATATCGACTTAGTGGGCAATATCGAGCTGGTTAAGCGTCTTCAATCGACCGTAAAGAAGATCTACATCGTTACCGATCACTCGGTCACGGGTGAGGCGATTCGTTCTCAAATCGATCTGTTCATCAAAACTCATCCGGATTTTTCTGACCTCGTTGAGCACTATGTGCCGGATTCTTACCAAGAACTAATGGAATTTTCTCAACGTGCAGATCTAGGTAAGAGCTTGCTATTTTGGGCCTATTACCGCGATGCTCAAGGCAGAGTGAGCAGCGATGAAGATTGGCGACAGCTGAACATCAAAACCCAAATGCCACTGTATATGGTGCACGATTTAGGGCTTGGTTTTGGTGCGATTGGTGGTGTGATTCAAAGTGGCGAAACGCAAGGCCGAGACACAGGTCGCGTGCTATTGAATGTGTTGAATCACCCTAATGAGCCATTACCGTTAGTGGTGGCTGGCGCTCCGGAAATCAAACTCGATTATCAACAGATCTCTCGTTGGGATCTGGGTGCTGAAAATGAAGCCTCGGTGACATTCCTCAACAAGCCCAAGTCATTCTTAATGCGCTACCGTGATGAAATTCGCACCATCGGCTTAATGTTCTTGAGCATGTCGTGTGTTATCGCGGTGTTGGTGTATTACCTTAACCGCCTGAAGAAGAGCGAACGTGCCAGTCGTCAAAGCCAACGATTGCTTGAGTCGATATTCGATCAGAGCCTGCAATTTATGGGCATCATTGATAAAGGCGGCGTATTGCTGTCGAGTAACAGCAAGCTGCATGAGCTGCTTTACAATCAAGGCTATAAATTGGGAACGCCGCTTCAACAACATCAACACTGGGAAGATTCCGCTGGTGAGGTGTTGAGAGAGTACTTCGCTGAAAAAGGAGAGCATCCGGCTCTGAGGTTTGAGGCTGAGGTGTGGTGTCGTGACCGTGGTGCGATGGTTTTGGATATTTCACTGAAGCCAATGCCGGGCACGGAAGAAGACGACATTCAGTTCCTCTTTGAAGCGCGCGATGTCACCTCACGTAAGCTTGCAGAAAATAAGCTGTTCCAACGTGAAGCGAACCTAAAACTCTATTACGACAAACAACCCGTGATGATGATTACCCTCGATGGTAATAACCGCATTCAGCAAGTGAACCAGTTTGCCGAAGAATTATTGGGTTACCCACTGGATCAGCTATTAGGCCATCGCCCTAGAGAGTTCTATGTTGACGAGAATGCGATGATTCCTCGTCATATCCTGCTGCAACCACAACACAAGATTCGTGGTGTGTGGCGTCGTGATATTGAGTATCGTCATGCTGACGGCAGCACGATCTGGATTCGAGAAAATATCCGTCCGCTGGTGGAATCGGATCAGCTATTGATTGTGGGTGAAGACATCACCGAAACGCACGAGTTGTCTGAAAAGCTAGAGTATCAAGCACAGTACGATCTGTTGACTGACACCTTTAACCGCAACCACTTTGAACAAGAGCTGCAAAAGGCGCTTAAAGAGGTTGAGAGCCATATGCGCACCCATGCGATGTTGTTCTTAGATCTGGACCAATTGAAAGTTTTGAACGACACCGCAGGACATGAAGCGGGCGATGCCGCGATCTTATTTAGTGCGCAATTATTAGAAGATGTGCTGCCATACAATGCGGTATTGGCGCGTATGGGTGGAGACGAGTTTGCGGTTCTTATCAAAGACTGTACTGAGCGAGACGCCGTGAATGTGTGTCGCAGTATTATTTCGATGATGAGTGAGAATCCATTCTTGTGGGATGACATTCGCCTCAATCTGACTTGTTCTATTGGCATCCGATTGATTGACCATACTGCAGCTTCACCGCAGATGGTGCATGCTCAAGCTGATGCGGCGTGTCATGCGGCCAAAGAAGAAGGCCGTAACCGCTATAACCTTTACCATCAAGATGATGAAGACCTGCGACGTCGTCACCTAGAGATGGAGTGCGTGAACCTAGTGCATGAAGCCTTAGCCAATGATCGCTTAGAGTTGTTTGCACAGCGTATTCTTGGCTTAGACGAAGAAAGCGAGAAAATGCACTTTGAGATCTTGGTGCGAATCAAGAACATCAAAGGGGAATACATCTCTCCGGGGATCTTCATGCCCGCTTCAGAGCGCTACAACATCGCGCATTTGATTGACCGCCAAGTGGTGGGTCAAACGCTTAACTGGTTAGAGCAACGCCCACATCTGATTGGTGAGCTAGGAATGTGCTCAATCAACCTTTCTGGTCACTCGATGGGTAATCGAGAGTTTGTTGAGTTCCTGATAGATAGCTTGAGCAACTCGTCGATACCGTGCGATAAGATTTGTTTGGAGATCACTGAAACGGCTGCGATGAGTAACATGAAGCAGGCAATCAAGTTCTTCACTCGTATTAAAGAGCTAGGCTGTATGATTGCACTGGATGATTTTGGCTCTGGTCTATCGTCGTTTGGTTACTTGAAGAAGCTTCCGGTTGATATCGTGAAGATCGATGGTCTGTTTGTGCGTGATATTGATGTTAACGAGATGGATCATGTGATGGTTCGTTCGATCAATGACTTAGCCAAGCAAATGGGCAAATACACGGTGGCTGAATTTGTTGAAAACACCCAGATAATCGACAAGCTGATTGAGCTCGGTGTGAACTACGCACAAGGCTACATTATTGGCCGACCTAAGCCGCTTGCGGAACTGGTTGAAGAGTTACAAAAAGAGCGAGCGCTAGAGCTCCCAATTAAGTAA